TGTCATCTTCCATCACCAAAACTTCCTTTTACATCACCATCGTTATTATAAATAGGACTATTTTTTCCTTTTGTTTTATTAGTGCTTTTTTGAGTTATCCTTATAGATTTAAGAACAAAGCCCCCTGTAGCTCCGAGTATAAGGGTAAGCAGATGGGTTATAACAGTTGTCCAATCAATAGTCATTTACAATCACCTTCTTCTTAGTTTAATAAGTTTTATGTAATTTCCTTAATAGTTTAAAGCTATTATTTCAAATTATGAATTTTTTTACAATACCCATGTATTTTCTACAGTAAGTCTAAAATATTAGAATATAGATCCAGGTTCACGTAAAATAAATGAAGCAATCCCCCAGTGGACACGGAACAGGTAGGACGATTGCTTCATTTTTATGATGCCTCTTGCTGATATAAAGCTTTTTGGAAAGATGTAAATGTTTCTTGAATCTTGCTAACACCACCGAGGACTTCTACAGCATCTGTAATTGAATGGTATTTATGCTCTAGTAATCGCGGTAATTTTTCTTGGTCAAGCTCTTCATAGCCAGTTTCAACGTACTTAGAAAGAACAAAATCAAGAAATTCTCCTTCTTTGTCGTCCAAATTCTTAAAGATACTAGTCTTAGCTTTGGCTAAGCGCTCTTCTCTTGAAATAGGCTTTAATTTATTAAACTTTGCAATACAGATAGTTCATCTTTTCCATATCCCTCATTAGCGAGACTTTCTAATAATGCTTTACGAGTCTTAGGATTTGCCCAAATTTAACGCAATTCGTCTTTAATTTTAAAAAAGTCAGGCAACGTCCCATATTAGTTTTCTAAAAACTCTTCAGCCGAAATAGGTTTTCCATCAGCAGTCCAAAAGCTAGTAGCAACAGTATGCTGGATTTCTCGTTCTTTCCCGTCTCTTAATTTTATCCTTATTGTTTTCTTAGGTTCTCTCGGTTCGTCTGGATCTCCAGGTTTATCAGGATTGCCTGGGTTTCTAGGGCCTCTTGAAAAGGCCGCCACAACTGCACCTAAAATACTAATATAGACAAACATCTTTATCCCATTACCATTTGCAATTCTGGCCATATGCAGTGCTGCCCATTCAAACAGACCAATTTCATCTAATATTAGTGAAATAAGTATAATAGCGACAAATGCCAGGGTTGCATTCCACACAATTTCTGTTACTTCCCAAACATCGCTGAACCCAATTACACCTGCCAATAAAGCAACAACAGCACCACCAATAGCAGACCAACCAATATTCAGCCCTTTAGGCTGCCAAATAACCAAAATAAGTGTAACTAAAAAGATTATAATCGCTAGTATAAGCGTTGATGACAAAACGTGAACCCCCAATTAACAACATTACCGTGGTTAAACGCGTTTTATCACCCAACAATTTTAAATCATTGCAGCTTTATCCATTTCAATTGCAGCATATATACACCGCCTCCCTTATACTCAAATCATCCTTTTGTCCCAGCCTCCTGGTACAGTATTAATTATTCTCACTGTTATTACTTAGCATGTCGTTAATGATATCTCGAATGTTATCATTATTGGTCTGCTTGTAATACTTGACTTCAAACCCTTGTTGTTTGAATAACTCAAAGATTTGATACGGTGTTTCTATTTTATCTGACTCGCTACCTCTTAAGGTTCTCTCGCTATCAACACCCTTACTTTCAATAACAGCTTTTATGGTTGGGTTGCCCTCATTATCTTTAACCACATACATAAAGTCAGGGCTGTAGGTACTGCCATCGATAAATGGAATCTGAATGCTACGTTTTGGAATCTTACCAAAGACCTCGATGCTGTCGTGTTGAGCTTTGATGTTCTTATCTTCTATATCGGAGTCATATAGGATAGTGTCATATAAATAGGCTTTCATTGGGGTGCCCTTAGTATGCTTTGTCCCTAAATATGCTGAGGTCTTCACGTGCTCCCTTGGATTACCATCAGCTTCTGTTAATTGAGTTGGATGAACTCTGGTATTGGATAACTTTTTGTAGGAATACACTTTTAATAGTTCATCATATAACCGTTCCTTAAAATAAAATGTTAAATTTCTAACCGTGTCAAAAGTGAAAAATGAGTCTTCTAAGGTCTTCTCCTGCGATGCCTTAGATATACCCCTATGAACCAGAGGAATGGCTACATTGGTACTTTGAGCTAACCTCTTTAAAAATTTACCATATGGAATGGTGTCATAAAAAGTATCCACCGAATCGGTTACTTGAGTGAAAACAAATTCTTCCTGAACCATTTCTAATATATCTCTAGTGGTACTTCTAGCAGTACGATCAATTAACTTATCTGTGATAACCTCAGAGATGATATTAACTAACACTTCATCTTCTACCTGGTCGAAATATAAATAATACTTTTCATTGAGTTTTTCCCATAATTCTTTGACCTTCCAATAATTCTCCTGTCGGATCTTAACTTTTCTGTCTTTATCACGATTTCGATCCGTAACCTTATCATCATCTAACTTATTAAAGACTTCTGGATACTCATTTAAGAACTCGGTGAGCTTGTCCTGTTTAACTTGTCGATTTATGTCGATATACCCCTTAGTTAAGAGCTCAACAACTACTTGCTCTTGAGTCATATCCTTATCCGTAGCTAACTTTTCTACCTGTTCCTTTGAAAGTTCCTTTTTATCAAAAGAGGTTTCTCCATAGATTTCTTTTTCTAGTTTTTTGATAAAATCTTCCTCTGTAAAATCGACTATATAGTTAAGCATGAAAGACTCATTTTCAACTCGATTTCCAGATTGATCTACAGGTAACCTTAAACCA
The genomic region above belongs to Virgibacillus doumboii and contains:
- a CDS encoding type I restriction-modification enzyme R subunit C-terminal domain-containing protein, with amino-acid sequence MCIAKFNKLKPISREERLAKAKTSIFKNLDDKEGEFLDFVLSKYVETGYEELDQEKLPRLLEHKYHSITDAVEVLGGVSKIQETFTSFQKALYQQEAS